The sequence GAATTTACAGTCAAGTCCATTTTATTGGGCTGCATGTTTGGTATTATATTCGGTGCCGCCACGGTGTATCTTGCGCTGAAAGCGGGTTTAACGGTTTCTGCGTCTATCCCGATTGCAGTGATTGCCATTACACTCGGCCGGAGATTCTTTAAGACCACGATTCTGGAAAACAACATTATTCAGACTACAGGTTCAGCAGGTGAATCTATTGCTGCGGGTGTGGTATTTACGTTACCTGGTTTCCTCTTCCTGTCTGACCACAATGGTGATCAGTATTTTAATTACATCACGATCCTCATCCTTGCCATCTTTGGTGGTATCCTGGGTACATTGATGATGATTCCCCTGCGCCGGTCACTGATTGTAAAAGAACATGACACCCTGCCTTACCCTGAAGGTACTGCCTGTGGCGATGTACTGATAGCCGGTGAAAAAGGTGGTGACTTTGCCAAAACAGCTTTCTATGGTCTGGGCTTTGCAGTAGTATATGCCGTGTTCCAAAAGGTATTTCACGTGATTTCGGAAACACCTGCCTATATGACCAAACAGGTCAACAAATTCTTCCCTTCTGCTAAAATAAGTGCTGACATCACCCCTGAATACCTGGGTGTTGGTTATATCATTGGGCCCCGCATTGCCGGTGTACTGGTAGCGGGTGGTGTATTGTCCTGGTTGGTATTGATACCTTTGCTGGCCAGTTTACTGCCCGGTGACCTGATTGCTACACAACTGGTAAAACTGGGTTACCTCGCTAACCTGGCTACGCCTGGGGGTAAAGGTAACTGGAATCCTGCTACACATACTTTTACGGATTACTCTGCCGCTATCTACTTTGCCTATGTACGTCAGATAGGCGCTGGCGCCGTAGCAGCAGGTGGTTTCATCACGCTGATCAAAACCATTCCTACCATCATTTCTTCTTTCAAAGGTAGCCTTGGTTCCCTGAAGAAAGGTGAAGGTGCAGGTGCTGCAAATGTTGCTGTACCACGTACGGAAAAAGACCTGAATGTAAAACTGGTATTGTTTGGTAGCATTGGCCTGATCATCCTGATGGCGTTCCTGCCTCAGTTGCCAGGTCAGTCTATTGGTCAGAAACTGCTGGTAGGTTTGCTGGTGGTAATATTCGGTGCATTCTTCGTAACTGTATCCAGCCGTATAGTAGGTTTAATTGGTTCTTCCAACAACCCTATTTCAGGTATGACTATCGCTACACTGATGGGTACCTGCCTGGTATTTATTGCTGTGGGTTGGAGCGGTAAAGTATATGAGCCAATGGCACTGGTAGTAGGTGGTATGATCTGTATCGCTGCTGCGAATGCAGGTGGTACATCGCAGGATCTGAAGTCTGGTTATATCGTGGGTGCTACTCCTATGTACCAGCAGTTGTCACTGTTTATTGGTGCGATCGTATCATCTATCGTAATTGGTCTGACAGTGAAATTCCTCGATAAACCTACTGCTGTAATGATTGCGAATGGCGTAACTGACCACGCAATTGGCAGTACTTATTTCCCTGCCCCACAGGGTACACTGATGGCAACGTTGGCAAAAGGCATTCTCTCTAAAAACCTTGACTGGCAGTTTGTACTGGTAGGCGTATTCCTCTCTATCGTAATGGAGCTGTGTGGTATTAAATCACTGTCATTTGCAGTAGGTGCTTATCTGCCATTATCTACGACTTTACCAATTGCGATTGGTGGCGCTATTCGTGGTGTGGTAGATATGAAAAACAAGAAAAAGAATGTGACGGTTTCTGCTGAAGAAGAAGAGCTGGGTAAAGGTAATCTGTTTGCAACCGGCCTGGTAGCTGGTGGTGCGGTAGCTGGTGTGATCATTGCGATTATGGCGGGCTTCAATAGCACAGCAGGTGCACTGGATGCGATGAATATGGAAAATGCACTCTCTGGTGCATTGGGCGAAGAAGGGTATTATATACTCGGTGTATTAGGATTTGCATTCATGGGATGGGTGCTGTATCGCATCGCTACAAGAAATAAAGAAGCAGGCGCTTAATAGCAATACCTCTTTTAAAAAACATTCATGAAAGAGGGCATTCTCCAACGGGGGATGAAAACCATTTTCAGAAAAAAGCGTTTTTGGCCGATGGTCAAAAACGCTTTTTTGTTTACTTTTAATTATCGATTGACAATTAACGTCTTACATTTTCGTTAGCTATATAAAACCCAAAATCTCATGCGCCAATTAATTGCTCTAGCCGGAATCCTGTTACTGATTAGCGCCTGCAAGCACGATGACAACGAACCCATCAGAAAATTTACATCCTTCCAGGTAGACAGCCTGATCGTACTGGCTGAAGACCCAACTGCTGTGCTCACTCCCGCTAATCTTACAGATAACGACGCTATTAATGATTATCCTGTTCTAAACATTCTCGCTACCGGCAATCATGATGAAACGGTTCAATTCTCTTTGATTTCTGAAACCGAAAATATTCAAACCGGTGACTATTCTTCTACCATCTATGGCAATGCTTTTCAACTAGGATTTGCAGGTCTCGATTATAACCTGCAGGCGAATTTCAATTACGGTACGCTGAACCTGCATATTACCAAAGTAATAGATACACTCATCGAAGGTTCCTTTGATGGTGAACTCGTAGATACCACCGGCACTATCTCTCCCAAACCTTTGGTAAAAGGGTTCCTGAGGGTTGTATTCAAAAGAGATACACTCTAAATAAAAGTTAAATGATCGTAGTTATGTTTTAAGATCGTCTTGTCATCTGCTCCCAACCATTTGTTGAGCAGCGTGGCATATACACGCTTGAAATCAACTTTGTACTGCAGGTCTCCGTCCTTCAGATTCATCAGATCAGGACCATCGTTCAATAAACCCTGTTGCTTTAATCCACCACCTATCAGGAACATGTTATTCGCAGTGCCATGGTCAGTACCATTGCTGGCGTTCTGCTCCACTCTTCGGCCAAATTCAGAGAAGGTCATGACCACCACATCCTGAAAACGGTTATTGTTCTTCAGGTCTCTTGTAAATACTGTCACTGCATCGTCCAGTTGTTTGAAGAGGTTCTGTTGCTGTGCCTGTTGATTTACGTGTGTATCAAAACTACCATGAGATACATAATATACTTTGGTACTGATGTCGGACATGATCAGCTTTGAAATGGTACGCAGGCTCTTACCTAAATGGGTGGAAGGATAATCTTCTTTGGTCTCGTATGTTTTAAATTGCTTTTGAATGTAGTTGGCAGATGATAAGGTAGCGCCCAGTGTTTTGTACAGATAATCCACATTAGGTTCTTCATCACGATGCTGATGCATTAAATCATTGTACAATCCTGCATTGATACCACTACTTAATCTACCCGGATCATTGAATGCTAATCCTTTCTGGAATTCGCCTTTCATGGCAAGGCTCAATGTATCGTCGATTTCCAGTGCCTGCACTGGTTTATCACAATCTTTACATTGTGCATCGAGATAGCGGCCTACCCAACCATTGCCCCAGTAGTCAGTAGCGTTGCTGGCGGATTGCCAGATATCCATAGAGCGGAAATGCGAACGATCCGGATTGGGATAACCTACATTTTGCAGGATGCCCATACCCCCATCATCATACAGTGCTTTCATACCTACCATAGCAGGATGTAGTCCTGTTTCATCTGTGAGGGACAAAGCCTTTTCTCTTTGTATACCTAAGCTGGGCCGGAGTTTATAATAAATATCATTGCGATAGGGAATTACGGTATTTAACCCATCATTACCCCCTGACAACTGGATAATGACAAGTACCTTATTGCCCGGCGGCACCATGGCATGTGTTGAGTTTTCCAATGCTTTCAGGAACTTCGGTATGAACAAAGATGCTGATGCC is a genomic window of Chitinophaga sp. LS1 containing:
- a CDS encoding OPT family oligopeptide transporter, encoding MKEFTVKSILLGCMFGIIFGAATVYLALKAGLTVSASIPIAVIAITLGRRFFKTTILENNIIQTTGSAGESIAAGVVFTLPGFLFLSDHNGDQYFNYITILILAIFGGILGTLMMIPLRRSLIVKEHDTLPYPEGTACGDVLIAGEKGGDFAKTAFYGLGFAVVYAVFQKVFHVISETPAYMTKQVNKFFPSAKISADITPEYLGVGYIIGPRIAGVLVAGGVLSWLVLIPLLASLLPGDLIATQLVKLGYLANLATPGGKGNWNPATHTFTDYSAAIYFAYVRQIGAGAVAAGGFITLIKTIPTIISSFKGSLGSLKKGEGAGAANVAVPRTEKDLNVKLVLFGSIGLIILMAFLPQLPGQSIGQKLLVGLLVVIFGAFFVTVSSRIVGLIGSSNNPISGMTIATLMGTCLVFIAVGWSGKVYEPMALVVGGMICIAAANAGGTSQDLKSGYIVGATPMYQQLSLFIGAIVSSIVIGLTVKFLDKPTAVMIANGVTDHAIGSTYFPAPQGTLMATLAKGILSKNLDWQFVLVGVFLSIVMELCGIKSLSFAVGAYLPLSTTLPIAIGGAIRGVVDMKNKKKNVTVSAEEEELGKGNLFATGLVAGGAVAGVIIAIMAGFNSTAGALDAMNMENALSGALGEEGYYILGVLGFAFMGWVLYRIATRNKEAGA
- a CDS encoding DUF1501 domain-containing protein translates to MLILNRRRFLQAGSLASASLFIPKFLKALENSTHAMVPPGNKVLVIIQLSGGNDGLNTVIPYRNDIYYKLRPSLGIQREKALSLTDETGLHPAMVGMKALYDDGGMGILQNVGYPNPDRSHFRSMDIWQSASNATDYWGNGWVGRYLDAQCKDCDKPVQALEIDDTLSLAMKGEFQKGLAFNDPGRLSSGINAGLYNDLMHQHRDEEPNVDYLYKTLGATLSSANYIQKQFKTYETKEDYPSTHLGKSLRTISKLIMSDISTKVYYVSHGSFDTHVNQQAQQQNLFKQLDDAVTVFTRDLKNNNRFQDVVVMTFSEFGRRVEQNASNGTDHGTANNMFLIGGGLKQQGLLNDGPDLMNLKDGDLQYKVDFKRVYATLLNKWLGADDKTILKHNYDHLTFI